A part of Vigna radiata var. radiata cultivar VC1973A chromosome 11, Vradiata_ver6, whole genome shotgun sequence genomic DNA contains:
- the LOC106777533 gene encoding probable RNA-dependent RNA polymerase 1: protein MGKTIELYGFPIIVNADDVRKFVENFTGEGTIQTLKVRHGKGRVPRAFAIIQFTTEDFAASMMSRANNVSRALRYGTAYLKARVMERDIEKISENVPSLEGVKLYFGCQISKERFAVLERMQNVSLSFGSGKGKVVLKFSRDIVQYKLQLSYENIWKVELLRPRDKTARYLLVQLLGAPRIFENGIFTCTDEYDNMFEDPLYNYFKDVPDEQWTRTTDFTTGCCIGQSSAICLELPSGRNLPSFKDIFAYYEQSERQYTLQTGVPFSQNGSLVPIVAPRGVEIPFDILFKVNSLVQHVCLTGPALDGDFYRLVDPRRISLDFIENALEKMYYSKEFCYDPTKWLTEQYKRYLQSNSKNGPRSPAISLDAGLVYVRRVQITPCKVYFCGPEVNVSNRVLRHFHEHLDNFIRVSFVDEELDKLFSTDLSSRAQNKKTNLYTRILDILKNGIVIGDKKFEFLAFSSSQLRENSLWMFAPTGTGCTAEYIRKWMGDFSQIRNIAKYSARLGQSFGSSTETLSVPRHEIGIIPDVKRTSDGKEYVFSDGIGKISLELAKRVAKKCGYDCIPSAFQIRYGGYKGVVAVDPTSHFNLSLRNSMLKYHSDNTKLDVLGRSKFQPCYLNRQLITLLSTLGIRDVVFEKKQREAVDQLNTILTDSLKAQEVLDLMSSGEITNVLKEMLICGYKPNEEPFLSMMLQIFRASKLLELRLKSRIFIPKGRAMMGCLDETCTLEYGQVFVQFSSNRLQNLSDDTDSYDLPKSYMINGKVVVAKNPCLHPGDVRVLQAVDVPALYHMVDCVVFPQKGRRPHPNECSGSDLDGDIYFVCWDPELIPSRQIPPMDYTPSPTTELHRGVTIEDVQEYFTNYIVNDCLGIIANAHTVFADREPGKAMSEECLKLAELFSTAVDFPKTGVPAVIPRELYVKEYPDFMEKSDKVTYISTNVIGKLYREVIKTISSSDGGSVSSFTLEVARRSYDADMEVDGFMDYVDDAFYYKTNYDYKLGNLMDYYGIKTEAEILSGNIMKLSKSFNKRRDAESINMAVRSLRKEARSWFNEGSNGVDSGSGDDAYAKASAWYHVTYHPNYLGSYNEGMKRDHYLSFPWCVYHQLLQIKKEKVSNRKYSSAYRLSGLHLN from the exons ATGGGTAAAACAATTGAGTTGTATGGATTTCCTATTATTGTTAACGCGGATGATGTGAGGAAATTTGTAGAGAATTTTACTGGTGAAGGAACTATCCAAACTTTGAAGGTAAGACATGGCAAAGGTCGGGTTCCAAGAGCATTTGCTATTATTCAATTCACCACAGAAGATTTTGCTGCATCGATGATGTCGAGGGCTAATAACGTTTCAAGAGCATTGCGGTATGGAACCGCTTATTTAAAAGCTCGAGTAATGGAAAGAGATATTGAGAAGATAAGTGAGAATGTGCCTAGTTTGGAGGGTGTGAAACTGTATTTTGGCTGTCAGATCTCTAAAGAAAGGTTTGCTGTTTTGGAGAGAATGCAGAATGTCAGTTTAAGTTTTGGGAGTGGAAAGGGAAAGGTGGTGTTGAAATTTTCACGTGACATTGTGCAATACAAACTTCAGCTTTCATACGAAAACATTTGGAAGGTTGAGCTGCTTCGACCACGGGATAAAACTGCACGTTATCTCCTTGTTCAG TTACTTGGTGCTCCCCGGATATTTGAGAACGGCATATTTACTTGCACAGATGAATATGACAATATGTTTGAGGATCCTTTGTACAACTACTTCAAAGATGTCCCTGATGAGCAATGGACAAGAACGACAGATTTCACTACGGGTTGTTGTATTGGGCAGTCCTCTGCCATATGTCTGGAGCTTCCTAGTGGCCGGAATTTGCCAAGTTTCAAGGATATCTTTGCTTATTACGAGCAAAGTGAGAGGCAATACACATTACAGACAGGAGTTCCCTTTTCTCAAAACGGGAGTCTTGTCCCCATTGTTGCTCCTCGAGGTGTTGAAATACCATTTGACATCTTGTTCAAAGTCAATTCATTGGTTCAGCACGTATGTCTAACTGGACCTGCACTCGATGGTGACTTCTATCGCTTGGTTGATCCGCGCAGaatttcccttgattttattgaaaatgCCTTGGAAAAAATGTACTACTCTAAGGAATTCTGTTACGATCCCACAAAATGGTTGACTGAACAGTACAAAAGGTACCttcaatcaaattcaaagaaTGGTCCTAGGTCCCCTGCAATATCTTTGGATGCAGGGTTGGTGTATGTTCGCAGGGTTCAGATCACACCTTGCAAAGTTTACTTTTGTGGTCCAGAGGTTAACGTCTCAAATCGTGTTCTCCGTCATTTCCATGAACATTTAGATAACTTTATACGTGTTTCATTTGTCGATGAAGAGTTGGATAAACTGTTTTCAACTGATCTATCATCACGTGCACAGAACAAGAAAACTAATTTGTACACGAGAATTCTTGACATCCTTAAAAATGGCATTGTTATTGGCGATAAGAAGTTTGAATTTCTAGCATTTTCATCTAGTCAGTTGCGGGAAAACTCTCTCTGGATGTTTGCTCCTACAGGGACTGGATGCACTGCCGAATACATACGGAAATGGATGGGAGATTTTAGCCAGATTAGGAATATTGCAAAATATTCTGCTAGGCTGGGACAATCTTTTGGTTCATCTACTGAAACTCTAAGCGTCCCTAGGCATGAAATTGGAATTATTCCGGATGTTAAGAGGACTTCTGATGGAAAGGAATATGTTTTCTCTGATGGTATTGGGAAAATATCTCTTGAATTAGCAAAGAGAGTGGCTAAAAAATGTGGATATGATTGCATTCCGTCTGCCTTTCAGATTCGTTACGGTGGTTACAAAGGAGTTGTAGCTGTTGATCCAACAtcacattttaatttatcactGAGGAATAGCATGCTGAAGTATCATTCAGATAACACGAAATTAGATGTTTTGGGTCGTAGTAAGTTTCAGCCGTGTTATCTGAATCGGCAGTTAATTACTCTCTTATCCACTCTTGGCATTAGGGATGTTGTTTTtgagaaaaaacaaagagaagcTGTGGATCAACTGAACACTATACTAACAGATTCATTGAAGGCACAGGAAGTTCTGGACTTAATGTCTTCTGGCGAGATCACCAATGTTCTGAAGGAGATGCTCATTTGTGGCTACAAGCCTAATGAGGAACCATTCCTTTCAATGATGCTGCAAATATTTAGGGCGTCAAAACTGTTGGAATTAAGACTAAAATCCAGGATCTTTATTCCGAAAGGAAGAGCAATGATGGGATGTCTAGATGAAACTTGTACCCTGGAATATGGTCAAGTATTTGTGCAGTTTTCTAGCAATAGGCTGCAGAATCTATCTGATGATACTGATTCCTATGATTTGCCAAAAAGTTATATGATTAATGGTAAGGTGGTGGTAGCAAAAAACCCTTGCTTGCACCCTGGTGATGTGCGTGTTTTACAAGCTGTGGATGTGCCAGCTTTGTACCACATGGTGGACTGTGTAGTTTTCCCTCAAAAAGGACGAAG acCTCATCCAAATGAATGTTCGGGAAGTGATCTGGATGGAGATATCTATTTTGTTTGTTGGGACCCTGAGTTGATTCCTTCACGCCAAATCCCACCAATGGACTATACTCCTTCCCCAACAACAGAGCTGCATAGAGGTGTGACAATTGAG GACGTTCAAGAGTACTTTACCAATTACATTGTGAATGACTGTCTGGGAATAATTGCCAATGCACACACTGTCTTTGCTGACAGAGAACCAGGAAAAGCCATGTCTGAAGAATGTCTTAAGCTTGCAGAGCTGTTTTCAACAGCAGTCGACTTTCCAAAAACTGGTGTTCCAGCTGTTATTCCTCGTGAACTGTATGTCAAAGAATATCCTGACTTCATGGAGAAGTCTGACAAAGTCACCTATATATCGACTAATGTAATAGGAAAGCTCTATAGGGAAgttataaaaacaatttcatcAAGTGATGGTGGCTCTGTTTCATCCTTCACCCTAGAGGTCGCGAGAAGGTCTTATGACGCTGACATGGAAGTTGATGGCTTCATGGATTATGTTGATGATGCTTTCTATTACAAAACCAATTATGACTACAAGTTGGGAAATCTTATGGACTACTATGGCATCAAAACTGAAGCTGAAATCCTCAGCGGTAATATCATGAAACTGTCAAAATCCTTCAACAAAAGGAGGGATGCAGAATCAATCAATATGGCTGTGAGGTCCCTAAGGAAAGAGGCCCGGTCTTGGTTCAATGAGGGTAGCAATGGTGTGGATTCTGGAAGTGGTGATGATGCATATGCAAAAGCTTCTGCTTGGTACCATGTTACTTATCATCCTAATTACTTGGGTTCGTACAACGAAGGAATGAAGAGGGATCATTATCTGAGTTTCCCATGGTGTGTTTACCATCAGCTTCTCCAAATCAAGAAGGAGAAAGTCTCCAATAGAAAGTACTCTTCGGCATACAGATTGAGTGGGTTGCATCTGAATTGA
- the LOC106777534 gene encoding probable RNA-dependent RNA polymerase 1 isoform X1 yields the protein MGKTIELYGFPYYVKAADVKIFVENYTGKGSIAVMKLRHGKGRTRRAFAIIQFITEDSATHMMSMTLSRGLWYGTSYLKAREMESDIDKKLRMDLPGLEGVNLYFGCQISKGGFSVLETIPDASLNFGSGKRKVELQFLYNLVQYKLELSYENIWKVELLRPRNKTARYLLVQLLGAPRIYEYDVQTSADVSDTVFDKSSYNYKKYILDEEWTRTIDFTKDGCIGQCSAICLEFPSSQNLPNFKDIFAYYEQSERQYTLHPGVPFSQNWGLVPIVAPQGVEIPFDILFKVNSLVQHVCLAGRALNDDFYHWVDPSTMPLDFIKNALEKMYFSKEFCYDPTKWFTDQYKRYLKSNSKNCPRWPAMSLDKGLVYVRRVQITPCKVYFCGPEVNVSNRVLRHFYEHLDNFIRVSFVDEELDKLFSTELSSRAQNKKTDLYKRILDILKNGIVIGDKKFEFLAFSSSQLRENSLWMFAPTGKYTAASIRSWMGNFSKIRNVAKYAARLGQSFGSSTETLSVPRNEIEIIPDVSRTSDGNEYVFSDGIGKISLKFARKVAKKCGYHGTPSAFQIRYGGYKGVVAVDPTSRFKLSLRNSMRKYDSDNTKLDVLGRSKFQPCYLNRQLITLLSTLGINDGVFEKKQREAMYQLNTILKDSLKAQEVLDLMPAGEITNVLKKLLICGYQPSEEPFLSMMLQIFRASKLSELRHKSRIFIPKGRAMMGCLDETSTLEYGQVFVQISNNKLRDLSYDSLPYNLEKKYPVTGKVVVTKNPCLHPGDVRVLEAVDVPDLHHMVDCVVFPQKGPRPHPNECSGSDLDGDIYFVCWDPELIPSRQTEPMDYTPSSTVELDHDVTIVEVEEYFTNYMVNDSLGIIANAHTVFADRQPKKAMSAECLKLAKLFSTAVDFPKTGVPAVIPRELYVKEYPDFMEKSNRETYISPNIIGKLYREVMETISSSDGGYVSSFTQEVARRSYDFNMEVDGFMDYVDDAFYHKTNYDYKLGNLMDYYGIKTEAEILSGNIIKMSKSFNKRRDAEAINQAITSLRKDARSWFNESSNGVDSRNGDDKYAKASAWYHVTYHPSYWGHYNQGMGRDHYLSFPWCVFPQLLQIKKKVSNRRYS from the exons ATGGGTAAAACAATTGAGTTGTATGGATTTCCTTATTATGTGAAAGCGGCTGATGTGAAGATATTTGTAGAGAATTATACTGGTAAAGGAAGTATCGCAGTTATGAAGCTAAGACATGGCAAAGGTCGGACTCGAAGAGCATTTGCTATTATTCAATTCATCACAGAAGACTCTGCTACACATATGATGTCGATGACCCTTTCAAGAGGATTGTGGTATGGAACCTCTTATTTAAAAGCTCGGGAAATGGAGAGTGATATAGATAAAAAACTAAGAATGGATTTGCCTGGTTTGGAAGGTGTGAATTTGTATTTTGGCTGCCAGATATCGAAAGGAGGATTTTCTGTTTTGGAGACAATTCCGGATGCCAGTTTAAATTTTGGGAGTGGAAAGAGAAAGGTGGAGTTGCAATTTTTGTATAACCTCGTGCAATACAAACTCGAGCTTTCATACGAGAACATTTGGAAGGTTGAGCTGCTTCGACCACGGAATAAAACTGCACGTTATCTCCTTGTTCAG TTACTTGGTGCTCCCCGGATATATGAGTACGACGTGCAAACGTCGGCAGATGTATCTGACACTGTATTTGATAAATCTTCGTACAACTACAAAAAATATATCCTTGATGAGGAATGGACCAGAACAATAGATTTCACTAAGGATGGTTGTATTGGGCAGTGCTCCGCCATATGTCTGGAGTTTCCTAGTAGCCAGAATTTACCAAATTTCAAGGATATCTTTGCTTATTATGAGCAAAGTGAGCGGCAATACACATTACATCCAGGAGTTCCCTTTTCTCAAAATTGGGGTCTTGTCCCCATTGTTGCTCCCCAAGGTGTTGAAATACCATTTGACATCTTGTTTAAAGTCAATTCATTGGTTCAGCATGTATGTCTTGCGGGACGTGCACTTAATGATGACTTCTATCACTGGGTTGATCCGAGCACAATGCcgcttgattttattaaaaatgctTTAGAAAAGATGTACTTCTCTAAGGAATTCTGTTATGACCCCACAAAGTGGTTTACTGATCAGTACAAAAGGTACcttaaatcaaattcaaagaaTTGTCCTCGGTGGCCTGCAATGTCTTTGGATAAAGGGTTGGTATATGTTCGCAGGGTTCAAATCACACCTTGCAAAGTTTACTTTTGTGGTCCAGAGGTTAATGTCTCAAATCGTGTTCTCCGTCACTTCTATGAACATTTGGACAACTTTATACGGGTTTCATTTGTCGATGAGGAGTTGGATAAACTGTTTTCAACTGAATTATCATCCCGTGCACAGAACAAGAAAACTGACTTGTACAAGAGAATTCTTGACATCCTTAAAAATGGCATTGTTATTGGCGATAAGAAGTTTGAATTTCTAGCATTCTCATCAAGTCAGTTGCGGGAAAATTCTCTCTGGATGTTTGCTCCTACAGGAAAGTACACTGCCGCATCCATAAGGAGTTGGATGGGAAATTTTAGCAAGATTAGGAATGTTGCAAAGTATGCTGCTAGGCTGGGACAATCTTTTGGTTCATCTACTGAAACTCTAAGCGTCCCTaggaatgaaattgaaattattccGGATGTGAGCAGGACTTCTGATGGAAATGAATATGTCTTTTCTGATGGAATTGGGAAAATATCTCTTAAATTTGCCAGGAAAGTGGCTAAAAAATGCGGCTATCATGGCACTCCATCTGCCTTTCAGATTCGTTACGGTGGTTACAAAGGAGTTGTAGCTGTTGATCCAACATCACGTTTTAAGTTATCACTGAGGAATAGCATGCGGAAGTATGATTCAGATAACACGAAGTTAGATGTTTTGGGTCGTAGTAAGTTTCAGCCGTGTTATCTGAATCGGCAGTTGATTACTCTCTTATCCACTCTTGGCATCAATGATGGTGTTTTtgagaaaaaacaaagagaagcTATGTATCAACTAAACACTATACTAAAAGATTCATTGAAGGCGCAGGAAGTTCTGGACTTAATGCCTGCTGGGGAGATTACCAATGTTCTGAAGAAGCTCCTCATCTGTGGCTACCAGCCTAGTGAGGAACCATTCCTTTCAATGATGCTGCAAATATTTAGGGCATCAAAACTGTCAGAATTGCGACACAAATCCAGGATCTTTATTCCGAAGGGAAGAGCAATGATGGGATGTCTAGACGAAACTAGTACCCTGGAATATGGTCAAGTATTTGTGCAGATTTCCAACAATAAGCTGCGGGATCTATCTTATGATTCTTTACCctataatttggaaaaaaaataccCTGTTACAGGTAAGGTGGTAGTAACTAAAAACCCTTGCTTGCACCCTGGTGATGTGCGTGTTTTAGAAGCTGTGGATGTGCCAGATTTGCACCACATGGTGGACTGTGTTGTTTTCCCTCAAAAAGGACCAAG ACCTCATCCAAATGAGTGTTCGGGAAGTGATCTGGATGGAGATATCTACTTTGTTTGTTGGGACCCTGAATTGATTCCTTCCCGCCAAACCGAACCAATGGATTATACTCCTTCCTCAACTGTAGAACTGGATCATGATGTGACAATTGTG GAGGTTGAGGAGTATTTTACCAATTACATGGTCAATGACAGTCTGGGAATAATTGCCAATGCACACACTGTCTTTGCTGACAGACAACCAAAAAAAGCCATGTCTGCAGAATGTCTTAAGCTTGCAAAGCTGTTTTCAACAGCAGTCGACTTTCCAAAAACCGGTGTTCCTGCTGTTATTCCTCGTGAACTGTATGTCAAAGAATATCCGGACTTCATGGAGAAGTCTAACAGAGAAACCTATATATCACCTAATATAATAGGAAAGCTCTATAGGGAAGTTATGGAAACAATTTCATCAAGTGATGGTGGCTATGTTTCATCCTTCACCCAAGAGGTCGCTAGAAGGTCTTACGACTTTAACATGGAAGTCGATGGCTTTATGGATTATGTTGATGATGCTTTCTATCACAAAACCAATTATGACTACAAGTTGGGAAATCTGATGGATTACTATGGCATCAAAACTGAAGCTGAAATCCTCAGCGGTAATATCATTAAAATGTCAAAATCCTTCAACAAAAGGAGGGATGCAGAAGCAATAAATCAAGCTATAACGTCCCTAAGGAAAGACGCCCGGTCCTGGTTCAATGAGAGCAGCAATGGTGTGGATTCTAGAAATGGTGATGATAAATATGCAAAAGCTTCTGCTTGGTACCATGTTACTTACCATCCAAGTTACTGGGGTCACTACAACCAAGGGATGGGTAGGGATCATTATCTAAGTTTCCCATGGTGTGTTTTCCCTCAGCTTCTCCAAATCAAGAAAAAGGTTTCCAATAGAAGGTACTCTTAG
- the LOC106777534 gene encoding probable RNA-dependent RNA polymerase 1 isoform X2 — protein MKLRHGKGRTRRAFAIIQFITEDSATHMMSMTLSRGLWYGTSYLKAREMESDIDKKLRMDLPGLEGVNLYFGCQISKGGFSVLETIPDASLNFGSGKRKVELQFLYNLVQYKLELSYENIWKVELLRPRNKTARYLLVQLLGAPRIYEYDVQTSADVSDTVFDKSSYNYKKYILDEEWTRTIDFTKDGCIGQCSAICLEFPSSQNLPNFKDIFAYYEQSERQYTLHPGVPFSQNWGLVPIVAPQGVEIPFDILFKVNSLVQHVCLAGRALNDDFYHWVDPSTMPLDFIKNALEKMYFSKEFCYDPTKWFTDQYKRYLKSNSKNCPRWPAMSLDKGLVYVRRVQITPCKVYFCGPEVNVSNRVLRHFYEHLDNFIRVSFVDEELDKLFSTELSSRAQNKKTDLYKRILDILKNGIVIGDKKFEFLAFSSSQLRENSLWMFAPTGKYTAASIRSWMGNFSKIRNVAKYAARLGQSFGSSTETLSVPRNEIEIIPDVSRTSDGNEYVFSDGIGKISLKFARKVAKKCGYHGTPSAFQIRYGGYKGVVAVDPTSRFKLSLRNSMRKYDSDNTKLDVLGRSKFQPCYLNRQLITLLSTLGINDGVFEKKQREAMYQLNTILKDSLKAQEVLDLMPAGEITNVLKKLLICGYQPSEEPFLSMMLQIFRASKLSELRHKSRIFIPKGRAMMGCLDETSTLEYGQVFVQISNNKLRDLSYDSLPYNLEKKYPVTGKVVVTKNPCLHPGDVRVLEAVDVPDLHHMVDCVVFPQKGPRPHPNECSGSDLDGDIYFVCWDPELIPSRQTEPMDYTPSSTVELDHDVTIVEVEEYFTNYMVNDSLGIIANAHTVFADRQPKKAMSAECLKLAKLFSTAVDFPKTGVPAVIPRELYVKEYPDFMEKSNRETYISPNIIGKLYREVMETISSSDGGYVSSFTQEVARRSYDFNMEVDGFMDYVDDAFYHKTNYDYKLGNLMDYYGIKTEAEILSGNIIKMSKSFNKRRDAEAINQAITSLRKDARSWFNESSNGVDSRNGDDKYAKASAWYHVTYHPSYWGHYNQGMGRDHYLSFPWCVFPQLLQIKKKVSNRRYS, from the exons ATGAAGCTAAGACATGGCAAAGGTCGGACTCGAAGAGCATTTGCTATTATTCAATTCATCACAGAAGACTCTGCTACACATATGATGTCGATGACCCTTTCAAGAGGATTGTGGTATGGAACCTCTTATTTAAAAGCTCGGGAAATGGAGAGTGATATAGATAAAAAACTAAGAATGGATTTGCCTGGTTTGGAAGGTGTGAATTTGTATTTTGGCTGCCAGATATCGAAAGGAGGATTTTCTGTTTTGGAGACAATTCCGGATGCCAGTTTAAATTTTGGGAGTGGAAAGAGAAAGGTGGAGTTGCAATTTTTGTATAACCTCGTGCAATACAAACTCGAGCTTTCATACGAGAACATTTGGAAGGTTGAGCTGCTTCGACCACGGAATAAAACTGCACGTTATCTCCTTGTTCAG TTACTTGGTGCTCCCCGGATATATGAGTACGACGTGCAAACGTCGGCAGATGTATCTGACACTGTATTTGATAAATCTTCGTACAACTACAAAAAATATATCCTTGATGAGGAATGGACCAGAACAATAGATTTCACTAAGGATGGTTGTATTGGGCAGTGCTCCGCCATATGTCTGGAGTTTCCTAGTAGCCAGAATTTACCAAATTTCAAGGATATCTTTGCTTATTATGAGCAAAGTGAGCGGCAATACACATTACATCCAGGAGTTCCCTTTTCTCAAAATTGGGGTCTTGTCCCCATTGTTGCTCCCCAAGGTGTTGAAATACCATTTGACATCTTGTTTAAAGTCAATTCATTGGTTCAGCATGTATGTCTTGCGGGACGTGCACTTAATGATGACTTCTATCACTGGGTTGATCCGAGCACAATGCcgcttgattttattaaaaatgctTTAGAAAAGATGTACTTCTCTAAGGAATTCTGTTATGACCCCACAAAGTGGTTTACTGATCAGTACAAAAGGTACcttaaatcaaattcaaagaaTTGTCCTCGGTGGCCTGCAATGTCTTTGGATAAAGGGTTGGTATATGTTCGCAGGGTTCAAATCACACCTTGCAAAGTTTACTTTTGTGGTCCAGAGGTTAATGTCTCAAATCGTGTTCTCCGTCACTTCTATGAACATTTGGACAACTTTATACGGGTTTCATTTGTCGATGAGGAGTTGGATAAACTGTTTTCAACTGAATTATCATCCCGTGCACAGAACAAGAAAACTGACTTGTACAAGAGAATTCTTGACATCCTTAAAAATGGCATTGTTATTGGCGATAAGAAGTTTGAATTTCTAGCATTCTCATCAAGTCAGTTGCGGGAAAATTCTCTCTGGATGTTTGCTCCTACAGGAAAGTACACTGCCGCATCCATAAGGAGTTGGATGGGAAATTTTAGCAAGATTAGGAATGTTGCAAAGTATGCTGCTAGGCTGGGACAATCTTTTGGTTCATCTACTGAAACTCTAAGCGTCCCTaggaatgaaattgaaattattccGGATGTGAGCAGGACTTCTGATGGAAATGAATATGTCTTTTCTGATGGAATTGGGAAAATATCTCTTAAATTTGCCAGGAAAGTGGCTAAAAAATGCGGCTATCATGGCACTCCATCTGCCTTTCAGATTCGTTACGGTGGTTACAAAGGAGTTGTAGCTGTTGATCCAACATCACGTTTTAAGTTATCACTGAGGAATAGCATGCGGAAGTATGATTCAGATAACACGAAGTTAGATGTTTTGGGTCGTAGTAAGTTTCAGCCGTGTTATCTGAATCGGCAGTTGATTACTCTCTTATCCACTCTTGGCATCAATGATGGTGTTTTtgagaaaaaacaaagagaagcTATGTATCAACTAAACACTATACTAAAAGATTCATTGAAGGCGCAGGAAGTTCTGGACTTAATGCCTGCTGGGGAGATTACCAATGTTCTGAAGAAGCTCCTCATCTGTGGCTACCAGCCTAGTGAGGAACCATTCCTTTCAATGATGCTGCAAATATTTAGGGCATCAAAACTGTCAGAATTGCGACACAAATCCAGGATCTTTATTCCGAAGGGAAGAGCAATGATGGGATGTCTAGACGAAACTAGTACCCTGGAATATGGTCAAGTATTTGTGCAGATTTCCAACAATAAGCTGCGGGATCTATCTTATGATTCTTTACCctataatttggaaaaaaaataccCTGTTACAGGTAAGGTGGTAGTAACTAAAAACCCTTGCTTGCACCCTGGTGATGTGCGTGTTTTAGAAGCTGTGGATGTGCCAGATTTGCACCACATGGTGGACTGTGTTGTTTTCCCTCAAAAAGGACCAAG ACCTCATCCAAATGAGTGTTCGGGAAGTGATCTGGATGGAGATATCTACTTTGTTTGTTGGGACCCTGAATTGATTCCTTCCCGCCAAACCGAACCAATGGATTATACTCCTTCCTCAACTGTAGAACTGGATCATGATGTGACAATTGTG GAGGTTGAGGAGTATTTTACCAATTACATGGTCAATGACAGTCTGGGAATAATTGCCAATGCACACACTGTCTTTGCTGACAGACAACCAAAAAAAGCCATGTCTGCAGAATGTCTTAAGCTTGCAAAGCTGTTTTCAACAGCAGTCGACTTTCCAAAAACCGGTGTTCCTGCTGTTATTCCTCGTGAACTGTATGTCAAAGAATATCCGGACTTCATGGAGAAGTCTAACAGAGAAACCTATATATCACCTAATATAATAGGAAAGCTCTATAGGGAAGTTATGGAAACAATTTCATCAAGTGATGGTGGCTATGTTTCATCCTTCACCCAAGAGGTCGCTAGAAGGTCTTACGACTTTAACATGGAAGTCGATGGCTTTATGGATTATGTTGATGATGCTTTCTATCACAAAACCAATTATGACTACAAGTTGGGAAATCTGATGGATTACTATGGCATCAAAACTGAAGCTGAAATCCTCAGCGGTAATATCATTAAAATGTCAAAATCCTTCAACAAAAGGAGGGATGCAGAAGCAATAAATCAAGCTATAACGTCCCTAAGGAAAGACGCCCGGTCCTGGTTCAATGAGAGCAGCAATGGTGTGGATTCTAGAAATGGTGATGATAAATATGCAAAAGCTTCTGCTTGGTACCATGTTACTTACCATCCAAGTTACTGGGGTCACTACAACCAAGGGATGGGTAGGGATCATTATCTAAGTTTCCCATGGTGTGTTTTCCCTCAGCTTCTCCAAATCAAGAAAAAGGTTTCCAATAGAAGGTACTCTTAG
- the LOC106777032 gene encoding transcription factor bHLH121, translating into MDQPNPPLSSKPKLASESPLHRVTPTSNRFRSSQLLRERESKGEGEKEDPSASRKVLKADREKLRRDRLNEHFQELGNTLDPDRPKNDKATILTETVQMLKDLTAEVNRLKTEHKALSEESHELMQEKNELREEKASLKSDIENLNAQYQQRVRIMFPWTAIDHSVVISPPYSYPLPIPIPPAPISIHPSLQPFPFFGNQNPGPIPSPCSMYVPYSTPTNNPVDPPSMLYASTSHVSNQRESFSKSSGDRRPSSDAERCSESHDVATELELKMPGSSSTQQDSTSGGRKGKHSVVRDRTIIGGSAGSASSRYSSSQGLQDSSNSVGDIPKTD; encoded by the exons ATGGATCAACCAAATCCACCACTCTCCTCCAAACCCAAACTCGCTTCAGAGTCGCCGCTCCACCGCGTCACTCCCACCTCTAACCGTTTTCGCAGCTCCCAGCTTCTCAG GGAGAGAGAAAGCAAGGGTGAAGGGGAAAAGGAGGATCCGAGTGCCTCACGGAAGGTTCTGAAAGCTGACCGCGAGAAACTCCGAAGGGACCGACTCAACGAACACTTCCAAGAGCTGGGAAACACGTTAG ATCCGGATAGACCCAAGAATGACAAGGCAACTATCCTTACTGAAACCGTCCAAATGCTAAAGGACTTAACTGCTGAAGTTAATAGGCTTAAAACTGAACATAAAGCACTTTCTGAAGAGTCTCACGAA CTAATGCAGGAAAAAAATGAACTCAGAGAAGAGAAGGCATCTCTTAAATCTGATATAGAAAATCTCAATGCCCAGTATCAGCAGAGAGTGAGAATCATGTTCCCATGGACTGCAATTGACCACTCTGTTGTCATTAGTCCACCTTACTCTTATCCACTTCCTATACCTATCCCTCCTGCTCCAATTTCCATCCACCCATCTCTTcaaccttttcctttctttggaAATCAAAACCCTGGTCCCATTCCTAGTCCTTGTTCAATGTATGTCCCATATTCTACTCCAACTAACAACCCAGTTGATCCACCATCTATGCTTTATGCTTCCACATCCCACGTGTCGAACCAAAGGGAATCTTTTAGCAAGTCATCGGGAGATAGAAGGCCTAGTAGTGATGCTGAACGATGTAGCGAGTCTCACGATGTGGCCACAGAACTTGAACTTAAGATGCCTGGATCATCATCAACACAACAA GATTCCACTTCTGGAGGAAGGAAAGGCAAGCATTCAGTGGTAAGAGATAGAACCATCATAGGTGGGAGTGCTGGGAGTGCTTCAAGCCGTTATTCTTCTTCTCAAGGACTTCAAGATAGCTCCAACAGTGTGGGTGACATTCCAAAGACTGATTGA